One Candidatus Mikella endobia genomic window carries:
- the trpB gene encoding tryptophan synthase subunit beta: MTKLNPYFGEFGGMYVPEILIPALLQLEEAFINAQNDSKFHIEFKKMLTKYAGRPTPITKCHNLTRGTNTKLYLKREDLLHGGAHKTNQVLGQALLAKSMGKTEIIAETGAGQHGVASALSSALLQLKCRIYMGAKDIERQSPNVFRMKLMGAEVIPVYGGSSTLKDACNEALRDWSENYEKAHYMLGTAAGPHPFPTIVREFQKIIGEETRVQMYEEEHCLPDAIIACVGGGSNAIGIFSEFINEPQVRLIGVEPGGLGIETGKHGASLKHGRTGIYFGMKSPMLQSSEGQIKESYSISAGLDFPSVGPQHAYLNSIGRAEYVSITDNEALDTFKLLSRSEGIIPALESSHALAYALKMIKLEPDKKQILVVNLSGRGDKDIFTVYNILSSQGKI; encoded by the coding sequence ATGACAAAACTTAATCCATATTTTGGTGAATTTGGTGGTATGTATGTACCAGAAATATTAATTCCCGCGCTTCTGCAATTAGAAGAAGCATTTATAAATGCACAAAATGATTCTAAATTTCATATAGAATTTAAAAAGATGCTTACTAAATATGCTGGACGTCCAACTCCAATAACAAAGTGCCATAATTTAACTAGAGGTACTAATACTAAATTATATTTAAAAAGAGAAGATCTTCTTCATGGAGGGGCTCATAAAACAAATCAAGTATTAGGTCAAGCATTATTAGCTAAAAGTATGGGAAAAACAGAAATTATTGCTGAAACTGGAGCAGGTCAACATGGTGTAGCTTCTGCTTTATCTTCTGCACTTCTGCAATTAAAATGTCGTATTTATATGGGTGCTAAAGATATAGAACGTCAATCACCAAATGTATTTCGTATGAAATTGATGGGTGCTGAAGTTATTCCAGTATATGGAGGATCTTCAACTTTAAAAGATGCTTGTAATGAAGCATTACGAGATTGGTCTGAAAATTATGAAAAAGCACATTATATGTTAGGTACTGCTGCTGGTCCCCATCCATTTCCTACTATAGTAAGAGAATTTCAAAAAATTATAGGAGAAGAAACCAGAGTCCAAATGTATGAAGAAGAACATTGTTTACCAGATGCAATTATTGCATGTGTGGGAGGTGGTTCTAATGCTATTGGAATATTTTCTGAATTTATTAATGAACCCCAAGTTCGTTTAATAGGAGTAGAACCTGGAGGTTTAGGTATTGAAACAGGAAAACATGGAGCTTCTTTAAAGCATGGACGAACGGGAATTTATTTTGGTATGAAATCACCAATGTTACAATCATCTGAAGGACAAATTAAAGAATCTTATTCTATTTCTGCTGGTTTAGATTTTCCATCTGTTGGTCCTCAACATGCTTATCTCAATAGTATAGGACGAGCAGAATATGTATCTATAACTGATAATGAAGCCTTAGATACCTTTAAACTTCTTTCTAGATCCGAAGGAATTATACCTGCACTTGAATCTTCCCATGCACTTGCATATGCATTAAAAATGATTAAATTAGAACCAGATAAAAAACAAATTTTAGTAGTAAATTTATCTGGTCGCGGAGATAAAGATATTTTTACTGTTTATAACATTTTATCTTCACAAGGAAAAATATAA
- the trpA gene encoding tryptophan synthase subunit alpha has protein sequence MERYTKLFNELIIRKEGAFVPFVILGDPNPIISLQIIDTLINAGADALELGIPFSDPLADGPTIQKANLRAFNSGVTINYCFEMLATIRKKYTWIPIGLLTYANLVFNHGLDIFYSLCAKVGIDSVLIADVPLLESFLFRNYALQHKISPIFICPPNADNKLLKNISLYSRAYIYLISRSGVTGSEKRANIPLIKLINTLQTYNAAPILQGFGISEPIQVRTSLQSGITGVIVGSAIINILEKNLENIPFMLKTLFKYVFEMKAATFL, from the coding sequence ATGGAACGATATACAAAATTATTTAATGAATTAATTATTCGTAAGGAAGGTGCTTTTGTTCCATTTGTGATATTAGGAGATCCTAATCCTATAATTTCTTTACAAATAATTGATACACTAATTAATGCTGGAGCTGATGCTCTTGAATTAGGTATTCCTTTTTCTGATCCTCTGGCAGATGGACCTACGATTCAAAAAGCTAATTTACGTGCATTTAATTCAGGAGTTACAATTAATTATTGTTTTGAAATGTTAGCTACTATTCGTAAAAAATATACATGGATACCTATTGGGTTATTAACCTATGCTAATTTAGTATTTAATCATGGATTAGATATTTTTTATTCTCTTTGTGCTAAAGTAGGTATTGACTCGGTACTGATAGCAGATGTACCTTTATTAGAAAGTTTTTTATTTAGAAACTATGCTCTTCAACATAAGATATCTCCTATTTTTATTTGTCCACCTAATGCTGATAATAAACTTTTAAAAAATATATCTTTATATAGTAGAGCATATATTTATTTAATTTCACGTTCTGGTGTTACTGGAAGTGAAAAAAGAGCTAATATACCATTAATTAAATTAATTAATACGTTACAAACATATAATGCAGCACCTATATTACAGGGTTTCGGAATTTCTGAACCAATACAAGTACGTACTTCATTACAATCTGGAATAACAGGTGTTATAGTTGGATCAGCAATAATTAATATTCTTGAAAAAAATTTAGAGAATATTCCTTTTATGTTGAAAACATTATTTAAATATGTTTTTGAAATGAAAGCTGCAACTTTTTTATGA
- the cls gene encoding cardiolipin synthase — protein MIFIITLCIIINWLSILCYWLLIAGVTLRVIMKRRAVPAAMSWLLVIYILPIFGIIIYLLFGEFNLDKNRKQRSKAIWQSTTKWIENLKTYQCIFASQNSELAKSLFKLCEHRQGFKGIKVNNIQLLTNTDDAFKMLINDIYQAKNNIEIIFYIWQSGGLVDKVTEALIIAARRGVSCRLILDSAGSMNFFHSSYPSIMRAAGINIVEALNVNILHIFIRRMDLRQHRKMILIDNYIAYTGSMNMVDPHFFKKNVGIGQWIDIMTRMEGPIATAMGMIFSCDWEIETGEHILPPPQDVNLIPFSTNSKYIIQIIASGPGFPEGFIHQALLISIYAARKKIFITTPYLVPSDDLLYALCTAAQRGVKVYIIIPRNNDSLLVTWASRAFFTELLEAGVQIYQFENGLLHTKSVLIDEQLSLIGTVNLDMRSLWLNFEITLVIDDINFSNALSKIQNNYLTHSSIIEAKIWSQRPYWQRIIEKLFYLLSPLL, from the coding sequence ATGATTTTTATCATTACGCTTTGTATAATAATAAATTGGCTATCAATATTATGTTATTGGTTGTTAATTGCAGGCGTAACTTTACGGGTAATAATGAAACGTCGTGCAGTACCTGCTGCTATGTCTTGGTTATTAGTAATTTATATATTACCAATATTTGGTATTATAATATATTTATTATTCGGTGAATTTAATTTAGATAAAAATCGTAAACAACGTAGTAAAGCTATATGGCAATCTACTACTAAATGGATTGAAAATCTTAAAACATATCAATGTATTTTTGCTAGTCAAAATAGTGAATTAGCTAAATCTTTATTTAAATTATGTGAACATAGACAAGGTTTTAAGGGTATTAAAGTTAATAACATACAATTATTAACTAATACAGATGATGCATTTAAAATGCTAATTAATGATATTTATCAAGCAAAAAATAATATTGAAATAATTTTTTATATTTGGCAATCTGGGGGGTTAGTAGATAAAGTAACAGAAGCATTAATTATTGCAGCACGGCGTGGAGTATCTTGTAGGTTAATACTAGATTCTGCCGGAAGTATGAATTTTTTTCATAGTTCTTATCCATCAATAATGCGTGCTGCTGGAATTAATATAGTAGAAGCATTAAATGTAAATATTTTACATATATTTATACGTCGTATGGATTTACGACAACATCGTAAAATGATATTAATTGATAACTATATTGCATATACTGGAAGTATGAATATGGTAGATCCACATTTTTTTAAAAAAAATGTAGGTATTGGTCAATGGATAGATATTATGACACGTATGGAAGGACCTATAGCTACTGCTATGGGTATGATTTTTTCATGTGATTGGGAAATAGAAACTGGGGAACATATTTTACCACCTCCCCAAGATGTAAATCTTATACCATTTTCAACAAATTCAAAATATATTATTCAAATAATAGCTTCAGGTCCTGGTTTTCCTGAAGGATTTATCCATCAAGCATTGCTGATATCTATTTATGCAGCACGTAAAAAAATATTTATTACTACACCTTATTTAGTTCCCAGTGATGATTTACTTTATGCTCTTTGTACTGCAGCACAAAGAGGAGTAAAAGTGTATATTATAATTCCTCGTAATAATGATTCATTATTAGTAACTTGGGCTAGTAGAGCTTTTTTTACAGAACTTCTTGAAGCTGGTGTGCAAATATATCAATTCGAAAATGGTTTATTACATACAAAAAGTGTTTTAATAGATGAACAATTAAGTTTGATAGGTACAGTAAATTTAGATATGCGTAGTTTATGGTTAAATTTTGAAATAACATTAGTTATTGATGATATTAATTTTAGTAATGCTCTTTCAAAAATACAAAATAATTATCTTACACATTCAAGTATTATAGAGGCTAAAATATGGTCACAACGACCATATTGGCAACGTATTATTGAAAAATTATTTTATTTACTTAGTCCATTATTATAA
- the hns gene encoding histone-like nucleoid-structuring protein H-NS, protein MSEALKILNNIRTLRAQTKECTLETLEEMLEKLEVIINERREENSQAQVEIKERTRKLQQYREMLIADGIDPNELLFTTNSSKIIGKIKRIARPAKYQYIDKNGNLKTWTGQGRTPSVIKNAINNKDKILDDFLLLKNI, encoded by the coding sequence ATGAGTGAAGCACTTAAAATTCTTAATAATATACGTACTTTACGAGCACAAACTAAAGAATGTACTTTAGAAACTTTAGAAGAAATGTTAGAAAAATTAGAAGTTATTATAAATGAAAGACGTGAAGAAAATAGTCAAGCTCAAGTTGAAATTAAAGAACGTACACGTAAGTTACAACAATATCGTGAAATGTTAATTGCTGATGGTATTGATCCAAATGAATTATTATTTACTACAAATTCTTCTAAAATTATAGGAAAAATTAAACGTATTGCTCGTCCCGCAAAATATCAATATATTGATAAAAATGGTAATTTAAAAACTTGGACCGGACAAGGTCGCACTCCATCAGTTATTAAAAATGCTATTAATAATAAAGATAAAATATTAGATGATTTTTTATTATTAAAAAATATATAA
- the xthA gene encoding exodeoxyribonuclease III, which yields MKFVSFNINGLRARIHQLKEIINTLNPDVIGLQETKVHDNMFPFKEILSYGYNVYYYGQKIHYGVALLSRKKPFNIRRGFCTDNNKSPRRIIMADFITSKGILTVINGYFPNGENRNSKKFLEKKYFFRNLQLYIEQNYNYKSLLLIMGDINISFTDLDIGIDKKSYIKWFNTGKCSFLSEERTWMQRLLDWGMIDTYRKINPTNNKYYSWFDYRSHAFSKNLGLRIDVLLASLKLATMIKNTGIDYNIRAMNHPSDHAPVWTDFDI from the coding sequence ATGAAATTTGTTTCTTTTAATATAAATGGACTACGTGCTAGAATACATCAACTTAAAGAAATTATTAATACATTAAACCCAGATGTAATAGGATTACAAGAAACAAAAGTTCATGATAATATGTTTCCTTTTAAAGAAATATTAAGTTATGGTTATAATGTTTATTATTATGGACAAAAAATTCATTATGGAGTAGCATTACTTAGCCGTAAAAAACCTTTTAATATTCGTCGGGGATTTTGTACTGATAATAATAAATCTCCCCGAAGAATTATTATGGCTGATTTTATTACATCTAAAGGTATATTAACTGTTATAAATGGATATTTTCCTAATGGAGAAAATAGAAATTCAAAAAAATTTTTAGAAAAAAAATATTTTTTTCGTAATTTACAATTATATATAGAACAAAATTATAATTATAAATCTTTACTTCTTATTATGGGAGATATAAATATTAGTTTTACTGATTTAGATATTGGTATTGATAAAAAAAGTTATATTAAATGGTTTAATACAGGAAAATGTTCATTTCTTTCTGAAGAAAGAACTTGGATGCAACGATTATTAGATTGGGGAATGATAGATACTTATCGTAAAATAAATCCTACTAATAATAAATATTATTCTTGGTTTGATTATCGTTCACATGCATTTTCTAAAAACTTAGGACTTCGCATTGATGTTTTACTAGCTTCATTAAAATTGGCAACAATGATTAAAAATACAGGAATAGATTATAATATTCGTGCTATGAATCATCCTTCAGATCATGCACCTGTTTGGACAGATTTTGATATTTAG
- the dsbB gene encoding disulfide bond formation protein DsbB, giving the protein MIHIIYHYFQRRISWLVLAIITLILESIALYMQYIILLKPCLLCIYQRYTLYGLLIASFIGIIAPKNIMLRLSSLIIWIYSSVQGLFFAIKHTNMQLSTSKIINCESFTKYSNWIPLNKLLSSIITINNSNYCNIQQWYFVSLKLPPIMIIIFSFYLIIAILILGIECISYYKKNF; this is encoded by the coding sequence ATGATACATATAATATATCATTATTTTCAACGTAGAATAAGTTGGTTAGTATTAGCAATAATTACTTTAATCTTAGAAAGTATTGCACTATATATGCAATATATAATATTATTAAAACCATGTTTATTATGTATATATCAACGTTATACTTTATATGGATTATTAATTGCAAGTTTTATTGGTATCATTGCACCAAAAAATATAATGTTACGTTTGTCTAGCTTAATAATTTGGATTTATAGTTCTGTGCAAGGTTTATTTTTTGCCATAAAACATACTAATATGCAACTTAGTACCTCTAAAATTATTAATTGTGAATCTTTTACAAAGTATTCAAATTGGATACCATTAAATAAATTATTATCATCAATAATTACTATTAATAATAGTAATTATTGTAATATTCAACAATGGTATTTTGTTTCATTGAAATTGCCACCAATAATGATTATTATTTTTAGTTTTTATTTAATAATCGCTATTCTAATTTTAGGTATAGAATGTATTTCTTATTATAAAAAGAATTTTTAA
- the tsaB gene encoding tRNA (adenosine(37)-N6)-threonylcarbamoyltransferase complex dimerization subunit type 1 TsaB yields MSIRILAIDTTTEACSVALMLNKNIIFNNFIIAPKKHTQHILPMIDKLLSKAGITLKNINALAFNYGPGNFTGIRISIGIIQGLALGANLPIIGVSSLEILAEGAWRHTNISNILTAINVHMQKVYWAPYQRKESGIWMGNKLEKFTEILKFKTHLNNFQGCWAIAGTGWKLIKLNSIKNKNLHFINGKILLPNAQDILPLALNYYKVGNFKPITLIKPHYLQYISWKK; encoded by the coding sequence ATGTCTATTAGAATTTTAGCTATTGATACTACTACTGAAGCGTGTTCTGTTGCTTTAATGCTTAATAAAAATATTATATTTAATAATTTTATTATAGCACCTAAAAAACATACACAACATATTCTACCTATGATAGATAAATTATTATCTAAAGCAGGTATTACATTAAAAAATATTAATGCTTTAGCATTTAATTATGGACCAGGTAATTTTACAGGTATACGTATTAGTATTGGTATTATACAAGGATTAGCTTTAGGAGCAAATTTACCAATTATTGGAGTTTCTTCTTTAGAAATTCTAGCTGAAGGAGCTTGGCGCCATACTAATATTAGTAATATATTAACAGCTATCAATGTACATATGCAAAAAGTATATTGGGCACCTTATCAACGTAAAGAATCAGGTATTTGGATGGGAAATAAATTGGAAAAATTTACAGAAATTTTAAAATTTAAAACTCATCTAAATAATTTTCAAGGATGTTGGGCTATTGCTGGTACAGGATGGAAACTTATTAAGTTAAATTCTATTAAAAATAAAAATTTACATTTTATAAATGGAAAAATTTTATTACCTAATGCACAGGATATATTACCATTAGCACTTAATTACTATAAAGTTGGTAACTTTAAGCCAATAACATTAATTAAACCTCATTATTTACAATATATATCATGGAAAAAATAA
- the pcnB gene encoding polynucleotide adenylyltransferase PcnB: MENTLKNYYQLKIIPRTKHSISRKKISNNTLKVLYSLKKAGYEAYLVGGSIRDMLLGKQPKDFDITTNATPEKMRKLFRNCILVGRRFRLARIIFFSEIIEVATFRGNNFTFESNKNIKDTSIISKHGMLLQDNIFGSIEEDAQRRDFSINSIYYNIVDFSLRDYTEGIKDLQQGTIRLIGDPETRYREDPVRMLRAIRFAAKLNMTISYETEEPIFRLSILLNNVAPTRLFEETLKLLYGGYGKATYKLLRKYKIFQLIFPLIRNHITNSNESYIELIINKELCHIDQQLQKNIKVNPAFLFAAILWYPLLEDTKKLIFEKKISYSNAFFLSINNIINKQCHTLAIPKKIIFYIKEIWKLQLSMNYYSSKNNSNLIEHPKFYIDYDFLNLRAKVANNIEVQQLSKL; encoded by the coding sequence ATGGAAAATACACTAAAAAATTACTATCAATTAAAAATTATTCCACGTACTAAACATTCTATTTCTCGCAAAAAAATTAGTAACAATACTTTAAAAGTACTTTATAGTTTAAAAAAAGCAGGATATGAAGCTTATTTAGTTGGCGGTAGCATTCGTGATATGTTATTGGGTAAACAACCTAAAGACTTTGATATAACAACTAATGCAACACCAGAAAAAATGCGAAAACTATTTCGTAATTGTATATTAGTGGGTCGACGGTTTCGTCTAGCTAGGATTATTTTTTTTTCAGAAATTATTGAAGTTGCAACATTTAGAGGTAATAATTTCACATTTGAATCAAACAAAAACATAAAAGATACTTCTATTATTAGCAAGCATGGTATGCTTTTACAAGATAATATCTTTGGGTCTATTGAAGAAGATGCACAACGTCGAGATTTTTCGATTAATAGTATATATTATAATATAGTTGATTTTTCATTACGTGATTATACAGAAGGAATAAAAGATTTACAACAAGGTACTATTCGTTTGATTGGAGATCCAGAAACTCGTTATCGAGAAGATCCTGTAAGAATGCTACGTGCTATACGTTTTGCTGCTAAGTTAAATATGACTATTAGCTATGAAACTGAAGAACCTATTTTCAGATTATCTATCTTATTAAATAACGTCGCTCCAACACGTTTATTTGAAGAAACACTTAAACTTCTATATGGAGGATATGGTAAAGCTACTTACAAATTATTACGAAAATACAAAATATTTCAATTAATTTTTCCTTTAATAAGGAATCATATTACTAATTCTAATGAAAGTTATATTGAATTAATAATAAATAAAGAATTATGTCATATTGATCAACAATTACAGAAAAATATAAAAGTTAATCCTGCTTTTTTATTTGCAGCTATACTATGGTATCCTTTGTTAGAAGATACAAAAAAATTAATTTTTGAAAAAAAAATATCTTATTCTAATGCTTTTTTTCTATCAATAAATAATATTATTAATAAACAATGTCATACTTTAGCAATTCCAAAAAAAATAATTTTTTACATCAAAGAAATATGGAAACTTCAATTAAGTATGAATTACTATTCAAGTAAAAACAATTCTAATTTAATAGAACATCCAAAATTTTATATTGATTATGATTTTTTAAATTTACGTGCTAAAGTAGCAAATAATATTGAAGTTCAACAACTTAGTAAGTTATAA
- the dksA gene encoding RNA polymerase-binding protein DksA: MPENNKKSFLSILNNAGVEAYQPKFGEKYMNKTQLIHFKRILESWRHQLRMEIGRTVSNMQQDEATNYPDPIDRAVQEEEFNFQLRHRDREHKLITKIEKTLKKIEDNSFGFCDLCGVEIGIRRLEARPTANLCIDCKTMDEIRKKQIAM; this comes from the coding sequence ATGCCAGAAAATAACAAAAAATCTTTTTTAAGTATTCTTAATAATGCTGGAGTTGAAGCATATCAACCAAAATTTGGTGAAAAATATATGAATAAAACACAACTTATTCATTTTAAACGTATTCTTGAATCCTGGCGTCATCAACTTAGAATGGAAATAGGTCGTACTGTTTCCAATATGCAACAGGATGAAGCTACTAATTATCCTGATCCAATAGATCGTGCTGTACAAGAAGAAGAATTTAATTTTCAACTACGTCATCGTGATCGAGAACATAAACTTATTACAAAAATTGAAAAAACACTTAAAAAAATAGAAGATAATAGTTTTGGTTTTTGTGATTTATGTGGAGTAGAAATTGGTATTCGACGTTTAGAAGCACGTCCTACAGCTAATTTATGTATTGACTGTAAAACTATGGATGAAATTCGTAAAAAACAGATAGCTATGTAA
- the erpA gene encoding iron-sulfur cluster insertion protein ErpA, with the protein MSNKEIFPLQFNDSAVNQVKKIIANENNPHLKLRVYIIGGGCNGFQYGFTLDEKINKKDIVIKKQGVSLLIDNISLLYLAGSSVDYSESIEGSSFRIINLKTKNTCSCGLSFNI; encoded by the coding sequence ATGAGTAATAAAGAAATATTTCCATTACAATTTAATGATTCAGCAGTAAATCAAGTTAAAAAGATTATCGCTAATGAAAATAATCCTCATCTAAAATTAAGAGTATATATTATAGGAGGTGGTTGTAATGGTTTCCAATATGGTTTTACTCTTGATGAAAAAATAAATAAAAAAGATATAGTTATTAAAAAACAAGGTGTCTCTTTGCTTATTGACAATATAAGCCTATTATATCTTGCAGGTAGTTCAGTAGATTATAGCGAAAGTATAGAAGGATCTAGTTTTAGAATTATTAATCTTAAAACTAAAAATACATGCAGTTGTGGATTATCATTTAATATTTGA
- a CDS encoding multifunctional CCA addition/repair protein yields MKKYLVGGAVRDSILKIPVTERDWVVVGTTPQEMIAQGYKQVGKDFPVFLHPNSHEEYALARTERKSGGQGHKSFICYSSPEVTLEEDLRRRDLTINAIARDEDGNLIDPYQGYKDICQRCLRHVSDAFIEDPLRVLRVTRFAASLAHLNFRIAPETLLLMQHMTDKLLLLTPERVWKETYRALSTRNPQVYFKILRECGALKILFPEIDALFGIPSIEKWHPEIDTGIHTLMTVSMAAKLSNDIAVRFSMLCHDIGKAITPREQWPYHHEHGFIGSKLVEELCQRLKVPKLLRNLAKIITQYNELLYNAYILTPKKLIKLFNAINVWRKSERLEQIIIANEANFRGHIGFENNTYPQRDFLREALRVASSVTAHDIIKKGFIGVQISNELNKQRRLALLKWKKNINIHLIDR; encoded by the coding sequence TTGAAAAAATATCTAGTTGGTGGAGCTGTACGTGACAGTATATTAAAAATTCCAGTAACAGAAAGGGATTGGGTTGTAGTTGGTACAACACCCCAAGAAATGATAGCACAAGGTTATAAACAAGTAGGTAAAGACTTTCCAGTTTTTTTACATCCTAATAGCCACGAAGAATATGCATTAGCTCGTACAGAGCGTAAATCAGGAGGTCAAGGACATAAAAGTTTTATCTGTTATTCTTCTCCAGAAGTTACATTAGAGGAAGATTTACGTCGTCGTGACCTGACTATTAATGCTATTGCTCGCGATGAGGATGGGAATTTAATTGATCCTTATCAAGGATATAAAGATATTTGTCAACGATGTTTACGTCATGTTTCTGATGCTTTTATTGAAGATCCTTTACGAGTATTGCGGGTTACTCGTTTTGCTGCAAGTTTAGCACATTTAAATTTTCGTATTGCTCCTGAAACATTATTGCTTATGCAGCATATGACTGATAAACTATTATTATTAACTCCTGAGCGGGTATGGAAAGAAACTTATAGAGCTCTATCTACTCGTAATCCTCAAGTTTATTTTAAAATATTGCGTGAATGTGGTGCCTTAAAAATATTATTTCCAGAAATAGATGCTTTATTTGGAATTCCATCAATAGAAAAATGGCATCCAGAGATAGATACAGGAATTCATACTTTAATGACTGTTTCTATGGCAGCAAAATTATCTAATGATATAGCAGTACGTTTCTCCATGCTTTGTCACGATATTGGCAAAGCCATTACTCCTCGAGAACAATGGCCTTATCATCATGAACATGGTTTCATAGGTAGTAAGTTAGTAGAAGAACTATGTCAACGTTTAAAAGTACCAAAATTATTACGTAATTTAGCAAAAATTATAACTCAATATAATGAGTTACTCTACAACGCTTATATTTTAACACCCAAAAAATTAATAAAATTATTTAATGCTATTAATGTTTGGCGTAAATCAGAACGTTTAGAACAAATTATTATTGCTAATGAAGCAAATTTTCGGGGTCATATTGGATTTGAAAATAATACTTATCCTCAAAGAGACTTCTTACGTGAAGCGTTACGTGTAGCATCTTCGGTAACTGCACATGATATCATTAAGAAAGGATTTATTGGGGTACAAATTAGTAATGAATTAAATAAGCAACGTCGGTTAGCACTATTAAAATGGAAAAAAAATATTAATATTCATCTTATAGATAGATAA
- the tsaD gene encoding tRNA (adenosine(37)-N6)-threonylcarbamoyltransferase complex transferase subunit TsaD, which translates to MRILGIETSCDETGVAIYDKKLGLLVNKLYSQVKLHANYGGVVPELASRNHILKTLPLIQAALTQANMQGSDLNGIAYTAGPGLVGALMVGATIGRALAYSLQIPAIAVHHMEGHLLTPMLEINPPKFPFVALLISGSHTQLISVTSIGRYKIIGDSLDDAVGEAFDKIAKLLGLDYPGGARLARLAQKGVPGRYIFPRPMTNKPGLEFSFSGLKTFVAKTILTNKNDLQTRSDIARAFEDAIVETLMIKCRRALDLTGFNRLVIAGGVSANKSLRYHLNKMLQQRGGKIFFARPELCTDNGAMIAYTGMIRFKNDNKSDLSILVRPHWTLEELSILD; encoded by the coding sequence ATGCGTATATTAGGTATTGAAACATCATGTGATGAAACTGGTGTAGCTATTTACGATAAAAAACTAGGTTTATTAGTTAATAAACTTTATAGTCAAGTAAAATTGCATGCAAATTATGGCGGTGTTGTACCAGAATTAGCTTCTAGAAATCATATTCTAAAAACATTACCGTTAATTCAAGCAGCGTTAACACAAGCTAATATGCAAGGATCTGATCTTAACGGTATAGCTTATACTGCAGGTCCTGGATTAGTAGGTGCATTAATGGTTGGGGCTACTATTGGTCGTGCACTTGCTTATTCTTTGCAAATCCCAGCTATTGCTGTTCACCATATGGAGGGACATTTATTAACTCCTATGTTAGAAATAAATCCCCCAAAATTTCCTTTTGTTGCTTTGCTAATTTCTGGTAGTCATACACAACTTATTTCGGTAACAAGTATTGGAAGATATAAAATTATAGGAGACTCTCTTGATGATGCTGTAGGTGAAGCATTCGATAAAATAGCTAAACTTTTAGGATTAGATTATCCTGGTGGGGCAAGGTTAGCACGCTTAGCACAAAAAGGAGTACCTGGTAGATATATTTTTCCCCGTCCCATGACTAATAAACCTGGACTTGAATTTAGTTTCTCTGGTCTCAAAACTTTTGTTGCAAAAACAATTCTTACTAATAAAAATGATTTACAAACACGTTCTGATATTGCACGAGCATTTGAAGATGCAATTGTGGAAACTTTAATGATAAAATGCCGACGTGCTCTTGATCTAACTGGATTCAATAGGTTAGTGATAGCTGGTGGTGTTAGTGCTAATAAATCTCTACGTTATCACTTAAATAAAATGTTACAACAACGAGGAGGAAAAATATTTTTTGCTCGTCCTGAATTATGCACAGATAATGGCGCCATGATTGCTTATACAGGTATGATACGATTTAAAAATGATAATAAATCAGATTTATCGATATTAGTTCGTCCTCATTGGACATTAGAAGAATTATCTATATTAGATTAA
- the rpsU gene encoding 30S ribosomal protein S21: MPIIKVRENEPFDIALRRFKRSCEKAGILAEVRRREFYEKPTTERKRAKIFAIKRHLKKLSRDNTYRVRIY, encoded by the coding sequence ATGCCAATAATTAAAGTACGTGAAAATGAACCATTTGATATAGCATTGCGTCGTTTTAAACGTTCTTGTGAAAAAGCAGGAATTTTAGCTGAAGTTCGTCGTCGTGAGTTTTATGAAAAACCAACTACAGAGCGTAAACGTGCTAAAATATTTGCTATCAAACGTCATTTAAAAAAATTATCTCGTGATAATACATATCGAGTTCGTATATATTAA